A portion of the Calothrix sp. 336/3 genome contains these proteins:
- a CDS encoding Crp/Fnr family transcriptional regulator, giving the protein MHPIIRSTNPNNNHPPSTSEPPLPQKLFTRREIIPQRNDVLWRIERGAVRTLTWSEDGTFITLGYWGAGDLVGYPLSRVKPYQIECLTSVEVTLVPPHLWNQDVNALLTHIQQAEELLSIVHRKPISLRLWQFLTWLGEKFGRNVEQGKLIDLNVTHQEMAEVLNTTRVTVTRLLQQFEEEGNLLRHKRRMILCFPNKDFLK; this is encoded by the coding sequence ATGCATCCGATCATTCGTTCAACAAATCCTAACAATAATCATCCTCCAAGCACATCGGAGCCACCTTTACCACAGAAGTTATTTACTCGCCGAGAAATAATACCACAACGCAACGATGTTTTGTGGCGTATCGAGCGGGGAGCAGTGCGAACCCTTACCTGGAGCGAGGATGGCACATTTATTACTCTGGGGTATTGGGGTGCTGGAGATTTAGTCGGCTATCCCTTATCAAGGGTAAAACCCTACCAAATTGAGTGTTTAACCAGCGTTGAGGTGACTCTTGTTCCCCCTCACCTGTGGAACCAGGATGTTAATGCTCTACTAACCCACATTCAACAAGCAGAAGAATTACTGAGCATAGTTCATCGCAAACCAATTTCTTTGCGGTTATGGCAATTTTTAACTTGGTTAGGAGAAAAATTTGGTCGTAACGTAGAGCAAGGAAAGCTGATAGACTTAAATGTAACCCACCAGGAAATGGCAGAAGTATTAAACACCACCAGGGTGACAGTAACTCGTCTGTTACAACAATTTGAAGAGGAAGGAAATCTACTTCGCCATAAAAGGAGAATGATTTTATGTTTTCCTAATAAAGATTTCCTAAAATAA